The Candidatus Cloacimonadaceae bacterium genome includes the window TCCGCGAGGAATCTGTGCGCGACTTGAAAGGCGATTTCGGGATAGCTAAGCCCTTTCATTGCCATGATTTCATCGAGTCCGATGGTCGGAATCGTTTCCGGCATATAGAGCCCGCCATCATCCGCCAAGCCTTTGATCAAGGCTTCGCGAAATGACACCCGGGCGGATTTGAGATTGGTGGAATAATACCTCATCTGGTCTTTGAACTCCCTTATCCCTTTCTCAGACGAGCGGATGAAGCTCCGCCGGCGGAATAGTTTGGCGCGCTGTGCATGATCGCTCTTCCGTCCAGAACCAGCAGTGCCTGATCAAGATCGTTGATCACGTCACTGGGATGTTCGGCACCGACGCTGAGGCGGATCAGGTTTCCGGGAATGGCTGCCAGCTTTCTGCCTTCCTCGCCTTGTTGGGCGTGAGTGGAAATTGCGGGAATCGTGGCGACGGATTTGATCCTTCCGAGATCGGTGGCTCTCCAGATGCGGGTCAGTCCGTCAAAGACGTCGCGTGTCTTTTCGGCTCCGCCCTTCACTTCAAAGCTCATCAGATGCCCATAACGGTTGGTGGGTTTCATATAGTTGGGATCGTCCTCGGCATCCACGAGGAACATAAATTGTTTCGCAAGCGGATGCAGGTCATGGCTTTCAAGCCCCAGGTAATTGACCTTGGCGATGTGCTTGTGCCCCGAGAGGAATTCCGCCACTATCATTGTGTTTTGGGACATGACATCCATCTTCATGCGCAGGGTGCGGATGTCGTTGATGATCAGGATGCACTGTAGTGGAGAGATGTTGGGTCCATAATCACGCGCGGGCAGGAGCTTCAGATAGGTGCAGAAATCCGCCTTGAGGGCTTCATTATCGACCTTGGCGATGATATTCTTGCGGGAAATGATCGCTCCCGCGGTGCCAAAACCGCTGGTGGAAAGGGATTTGGTGACGGATTGGACGACAATGTCCGCGCCCAAAGCAAGGGGACGCATCAAAGCGGGCGTGGCGACCGTGGAATCGACAATCAACGGAATGCCGTATTTGTGAGCCAGATCGGCGACCTTGCGCACGTCAAAGAATCCGAGCGTGGGATTGGAGGGTAATTCTCCATAGAGGAAACGCGTGTTTTCATCGATCAAAGATTCCCATTCTTCGATATTTGCGGAATCGATCACCTTGCGCCACCGGCAAAGAGATTCACCGTCCTCGCGGACTGAAAAAAGCTGGTAGGTGCCGCCATAGACTTGGGAAGTCGCCACAAAATTGCGGGGACGGGAAGGATCTTTGGGATCGGGATGCAAAAACTCCTCCACTGCGGTGCGGATGGCGCTCATGCCTGATGAAGTGGCAAGACAGGAAGCTTCCACGCCGCTGCGGTATTCCTCCAAAAGAGCTAACAATCCCTCAAGATAATACATGCTGGGATTGGCAATGCGCGAATAGCACCAGGTGGGAATCTGATAGCCCAATGCCAGTTCCATTTCATCCGAATCCCTAAAGGTCTGCGAAGTGGATAGATATGCCGGTTCGATGATCGAACCCTGATTAAAATCCAATGCTTCCTGCATGGAATAAAGTCCGTGCACGGCGATCGTGTCGAATCTGCACTTCCGCATTTGCTTGCGATATTCACCATGCCATTGCATAGCTTGCTGTGCAGCATCAAGATAGCGTTGTTTTCCGTCCATGTTTGGTCTCCTTGTTTTCAATGTTTTCCAACAAAGACAATGGCATTTGAAGTGTCAATGTTTTTTTGCTTTTATTCTGCGGGACGCTTCCGAAATGTGGAAAATATGGAAGATGAGAGATGGGTTAAGGTGCAACCCTTCCACCTTTCCACCGCTCCAAACAAAAAACCCGGCGATCGCTCACCGGGT containing:
- a CDS encoding PLP-dependent transferase, which translates into the protein MDGKQRYLDAAQQAMQWHGEYRKQMRKCRFDTIAVHGLYSMQEALDFNQGSIIEPAYLSTSQTFRDSDEMELALGYQIPTWCYSRIANPSMYYLEGLLALLEEYRSGVEASCLATSSGMSAIRTAVEEFLHPDPKDPSRPRNFVATSQVYGGTYQLFSVREDGESLCRWRKVIDSANIEEWESLIDENTRFLYGELPSNPTLGFFDVRKVADLAHKYGIPLIVDSTVATPALMRPLALGADIVVQSVTKSLSTSGFGTAGAIISRKNIIAKVDNEALKADFCTYLKLLPARDYGPNISPLQCILIINDIRTLRMKMDVMSQNTMIVAEFLSGHKHIAKVNYLGLESHDLHPLAKQFMFLVDAEDDPNYMKPTNRYGHLMSFEVKGGAEKTRDVFDGLTRIWRATDLGRIKSVATIPAISTHAQQGEEGRKLAAIPGNLIRLSVGAEHPSDVINDLDQALLVLDGRAIMHSAPNYSAGGASSARLRKG